The Rattus rattus isolate New Zealand chromosome X, Rrattus_CSIRO_v1, whole genome shotgun sequence genome has a window encoding:
- the Cd40lg gene encoding CD40 ligand has protein sequence MIETYSQPSPRSVATGLPASMKIFMYLLTAFLITQMIGSVLFAVYLHRRLDKVEEEASLHEDFVFVKKLKRCNKGEGSLSLLNCEEMRRQFEDLVKDITLNKEEKKEKSFEMQRGDEDPQIAAHVVSEANSNAASVLQWAKKGYYTMKSNLVVLENGRQLTVKREGLYYVYTQVTFCSNREPLSQRPFIVSLWLKPSSGSERILLRAANTHSSSKLCEQQSIHLGGVFELQAGASVFVNVTEASQVIHGIGFSSFGLLKL, from the exons ATGATAGAAACATACAGCCAACCTTCTCCCAGATCTGTGGCTACTGGGCTTCCAGCGAGCATGaagatttttatgtatttacttactgCTTTTCTTATCACCCAGATGATTGGGTCGGTGCTTTTTGCTGTGTATCTTCATAGAAGATTGGATAAG GTAGAGGAGGAAGCAAGCCTTCACGAGGATTTTGTATTCGTAAAAAAGCTAAAGAGGTGCAACAAAGGAGAAGGGTCCTTATCCTTGCTCAACTGTGAGGAGATGAGAAGGCAATTTGAAGACCTTGTCAAG GATATAACGttaaacaaagaagagaaaaaagaaaagagctttgAAATGCAAAGAG GTGATGAGGATCCTCAAATTGCAGCACATGTTGTAAGTGAGGCCAACAGTAACGCAGCATCTG TTCTTCAGTGGGCGAAGAAAGGATATTATACCATGAAAAGCAACTTGGTAGTGCTGGAAAATGGGAGACAGCTGACGGTTAAAAGAGAAGGACTCTATTATGTCTACACCCAAGTCACCTTCTGCTCTAATCGGGAACCTTTGAGTCAACGTCCATTCATCGTCAGCCTCTGGTTGAAGCCTAGCAGTGGGTCGGAGAGAATCTTACTCAGGGCAGCGAATACCCACAGTTCCTCCAAGCTTTGTGAGCAACAGTCCATTCACTTGGGCGGAGTATTTGAATTACAAGCAGGTGCTTCTGTGTTTGTCAACGTGACTGAAGCAAGCCAAGTGATCCACGGAATTGGCTTCTCATCTTTTGGCTTACTCAAACTCTGA